The Candidatus Methylomirabilota bacterium sequence CACCGGCCTCAGGACTTTCGCGCCGACGGACACGGCCTGCTTGACCACGGCGTCCACGTCCTCCACGTATAGGTGAATGTGGACGGCGGAACCGCCGAACGACTTCGGGCTCCGGAAATTCATGTCCGGGTACTCGTCGGCCAGCATGATGCGGGAGCCTCCGATCTCGATCTCGGCGTGGCCGATGGTCCCGTTCGGCCCGGGCATGCGCATCACTTCCTTCGCCCCGAAGGCCTTCCGGTAGAAGTCGATGGCGCCGGCCGCCCCGGCGACGCTCAAGTAGGGCGTCACCGCATGGTACCCGTCGGGGATCGGCTTTACCTTGCCAGTCATGGCCGGCTCCCCGTCTCGGGCACGGTCATCACTTCCAGCAGGTGCCCGTTGGGATCCTCGAAGTAGAACCCCCGCCCGCCCCGGCGTCTGTTGATCCGGCCGTCGGTGTGGCTGTACGGGCCGCTGCCGTAGGCGAGGCCCCTGGCTTTCACCCGGCCGAAGATCGCGTCGAACTCCTCGTCGCTGACGTGGAAGGCATAGTGATGGCTCTCCTGGACGTCGGGCTCGTCGGCGAAGTCCAACGTGAGGCTTTCGTTGACCTGGACCTGCGCGAAGTGCCCCGGTCTGACCTCGAGGCCGAAGATCCCGGCGAAGAACTCGGCCGAGGCCATCTTGTCTTTGGCCGGCACGATCGTATGATCCAACCGAACCGTCATGGCGCACCTCCAGAACTGCCGAAAGTGTACTCCGGGGACGCAATCGCCGCCTTCACATCGAGGAGCCGGCGGTGTTTCAGTTAGTGATGCCCGCCACTGACCGTAGGGGTGCCCGGGCGCGCCTACTGGGCCGGCTCGACCGGGCCTGGACCGATTTCCGGGAATCCTATGCCGGCCTGCCGGAGGCGTCGCTGATGGAGCCGGGCGTGACCGGGGACTGGTCCGTGAAGGACGTCCTCGCGCATGTGATGACCTGGGAGGCGGAGGCGCTCAAGCACCTGCCCGTCGTCCTCGCGGGCGGCCGGCCGCCTCGCTACGCGCGATACGGCGGCATCGACGCGTTCAACGCCGAACAGACACGGGAGAATCGGCGCCTCTCATTGCCCGAGGTGCTGAGGCAACTCGACGACACGCACGCCCGCCTCGTCGAGCTGATCCGGCGCACGCCGGAGGCCCACGTCGCGCACCACACGCGCTTTCGCCGCCGCCTGCGCCTGGACACGTATGGTCACTACCCGGAGCACGCCGCCGCCATCCGCGCGTGGCGGCGGGTGAAGGGCCCGCGCCCGGCCACGCTCAATAGGCGGTCAGGCCGCCGTCGACGAGCAACGTCTGCCCGGTGATGTATGCCGCGCGAGGGCTGGCCAGGTAACAGACCGCCGCCGCCATCTCGTCGGCCGTGCCGAAGCGCCTGAGCGGCACCCGGTTGATCATGAGCTCCCGGCGCTGGGGGTCGGCGGCGTAGACCGCGGCCCGGGACGGCGTCTCCACCGTTCCCGGCGCCACCGCGTTGACCCGGATGCCGTGCCGCGCCCATTCGATGGCCAGCATGCGGGTCATCTGGATGATCCCGGCCTTGGCGATGCCGTAGGTGGAACGGTCGGCGATGCCGACCACGCCGTGGGTCGAGGCGATGCTGGTGATGCTGCCCGGCCGCCCGCTGCCGATCAGGTGACGACCCATCTGCTGGCTGAGGAAGAACGTCCCGCGCAGATTCACCCCGAGCACGTCGTCCCACTCGCTCTCGCTGACCTCGACCGCTGGTCGGGTCAGGGGAACCCCGGCATTGTTGACCAGGGCGTCGAGACCGCCGAAGGCGGTAAGTACCTCGCCCATGGCGTGCTGGATGCTGGATAGCGAGCGCAGGTCGAGGGCGACCGGGACCGCCCGCCCGCCCGCTTCGGTGATCGCCTTCACCGTGACCGTGAGGTCGTCCGGGCGCAGCTCGGAGACGGCCACGTCGAACCCATCGCGGGCCAGGGCCACCGCGGTGGCGGCTCCGATCCCGTACGAGGCGCCGCTGACGAAGGCCCGCGGCCGGGACGGCGAGCCCGGCGCCGCCATCAACGCTGAACGCTGAGGGCCCGGCCCCCGGTCAATTCCAGATAGGTGTACCACCAGCCTTCCCAGATGCGCACCTGCACGGACGTGTCGCCTTTCTCGAAGATCTGCGCCGTGGCGCCGGAGGCCGCCGTGGTGCCGACGTGACGCCAGCCGTTCGACTCCATCATCGCGCGCATCACGGTGGCCAGGCTGGTCGGCTCCAGGCGCCCCCGATAGATGACCTTGGCCGCCTTCACGGACGGCGACTCGATGACGGTGGACATGCTTGGCCGGTACTCGAGGCCACGCGGCACCGGGATGTCCTCGAACTCGCTACGCGCCTGGGGCATGGTTCCGCAACCGGCCAGCAACGCCGTGAGAATAAGCACGGGCAAAGGCTTTCGCATGGCGGCCATGCTATCGCACCGGCCCCGGCGCGGTCCAGGGCCCTTGACGTCGCGCCCACGTGCTGACGTAGTATTCCCGCCCATGTTGCAGACCCGCGTGACCCGGCTGCTCGGCATCGAACACCCGATCGCCTGCGGCGGCATGGCCGGACACACCAGTCCGGAGCTTGCCGCCGCCGTCTCGAACGGCGGCGGGCTGGGCATCCACGGCTGCAGCTTCCTGTCGCCCGAGCAGATCCGCCGCGACGCCGCCCGCATCCGCGAGCTGACCGAGCGGCCCTTCGGGCTCAACCTGCTCCTCTGCTTCGCCACCGACGAGCAGATCGGCGCCATCCTCGAGGCCCGACCCCCCGTCCTGTCGACCGCCTGGGGCGACCCGGCGATCACCACGGCCCGGGCCGCCGGGATCATCACGATCCATCAGGTCCATCGGGTCGACGAGGCTCGGCAGGCGGCGGGCGCCGGCGTCCAGGCCATCGTGGCCCAGGGCATGGAAGGCGGTGGTCACGTCTGGCACACGGCCACGCTGCCGCTGGTGCCCCAGGTCGCCGATGCGGTCCCCGATGTCCCGTTACTGGCCGCCGGCGGGATCGCGGACGGGCGGGGCGTCGCCGCGGCGATGATGCTGGGGGCCGACGGCGTGCTCATGGGCACGCGCTTCCTGGCCACCGACGAAGCGCCGATCCACGCCAACTACAAGAAGGCGATCCTGGAGGCCGACGACGCGGCGACGATCTTCACCGAGGTCGGGGACATCGCCCGGCAGCGGCAGTGGCCCGGCGCGATCGGCCGCGCGATCCGCAATCCGCTGATCGACCGGTGGCACGGGCGCGAGGAGGAGCTGCGGGCCACGGGTGGTGCCGTCGGCAAGGTCTTCGAAGACGCCAAGCGCGAGGGCCGTCGCGACGAGGCGCTCATGTTCGCCGGACAGGTGGCGGGGCTCATCCAGGACATCCGGCCCGCCGGCCGGGTCGTGCGAGACATCGTCGCCGAAGCCGAGGCGGTGTTGCGGGGTCGCCCGGCCAGGCTCCTCGCCTAGCCCCCCGGCCCCGGCGCCCGAACACCGGTTCCACGATGACCTTGCGCAAGCGGTAGCGACTGCGATGGCGCGCGCGCTTCAGCTCCTAGTCGGCTTGCTCGGCGGACTCAGGGGGTGACGGAGACTCCCCGAAATCGGGAGACTCTCCGAGAGCGCGTGGATGCAGGACGTCGATCGCCCAGCCGACATCCAGGCGCTCCCCCAGCCAGCCGGGGTAAGAAGTCCTTGGATGGATGTTCAGCCCCTGCGCAGCGTGGCCTGAGCGAAGCGCGTGCGCCGGGTCGGTCGGCACTGCGGCCGCCGGTGGAACTTCGGGAAGGAGCCGGCCGTCCGGCCACCGGAACCGAAGGGAGCCGTCGGGCTGCCGATCGACCTGAAAGCCTTCTTCGTGGACCGCTCCGTGTCTCACGCCAGGGGTGCACCGCACTCGAGGACGGACTGGCCGGGCGCATCGGCGTCCGCCAGGACTGCGGCGTCGACATGGACGACGACCTGGTAGCGCTCGCCCGGGTCCCCTGGATCGAGCCCGTGGTGCAGGGTTCAGATACACCCGTCAAGACCCAAAGCTCCTGCGACTTGGACGGTACTACTAGCCACCCGGCTCGGACCGCTAGAGGCTCTCGAGCAGGGGAACTTCCAGCTCGTCCAGCACCCGCTGATAGCTCTCCCGCAGCCGGACGTCGTCGACCAACTCCCCCCGGGCGCGGCTCCGCGCGCACGCCTCGATCAAGCGCGCCCGCACGAACTGTCGCGGCGACGGCGCCAGGCCCTCCGTCAACCGGTTGATCGCGCTCTGCAGCGCATCGGGCCAGTCGCGGTCATGGGCCAGCCGACTCGGCCCGAAGTCGAACCGCTGGCAGGCAGGCCGGACCGCTCGCCGCAGCTCGAGCGTCGCCGCCTCGTCGGTGTGCCCGTCCACGATGGCGACACCGTAGTGCTGGCGGGCCTGCTCCGGGGAGACCAGGCCGTCGAGCACGTCGGCCAACACTAAAGCCGGGTCGCGGGCGAATGGATCGCCGAAGCCGCCGCCGCCCGCCGTCTCGACGGCCAGCGTCGAGCGGGGCGGCAGGCGTAGGACGTCGATCTTCCCGAGCTCAGTACACGAGCCGTCGCCGGCCACCAGCGTCGTGCGGCCGTTGGCGCCGGGCCGCCCACCTTCCCGGCCCCACGGCTGGAAGACGTAGCGCTCCATGCCCCGCGAGGTGAGCACCGCTTCCGGCGGCAGGACCGTCAAGACGTACGTGAGCCCCAGGCCTCCGCGGAACCTGCCGGCGCCGCCGGAATCGGGGCGTAGCCCGTAGCGCTCGACGATCAGCGGCATGTCGGACTCCAGAACCTCGGTCGGGATGTTGCGGTAGAACCCGGTGTTGAAATCCACGCCGTCGGTGCCGTCCATCGCGGGCCGCCCGCCCGAGCCGCCGACGAGGGGCTGCACGATGCTGACCCGCGAGCGGCCGGTCGAGAAGTCGGGCACGGCCACGAAGAGAATGGAGCCCTGCCCGCAGCCAGCCGCGGGAATCCGGTCGGGAATGGCCTGGGCCAGGGCGCCCATGATCACCTCGGCCACGCGGAAGAACGTCGCCTGCCGGGCGCCGCAGGGAGCGCCGGGCTCGGGGTTCAGCAGGCTGCCCGGCGACGCCACCAGCCGCACGGGTCGCACGAGGCCGGAGTTGTAGGTGATGTCGGGACTCACCGAGCGCAGGAAGTTCACGACGCCGATCACGATCAGATAGTGGCCATCCTGGCTGTAGGTCGGGATGTTGAGGGCCGCCCGCACCTGGGGATCGGTCTGGGAGAAGTCGAGCGTCAGCGCGCCGTCCCGCGCGACCAGCTCGAGCTTGATCCGCACCGGGCGGCCCCCGGGCACCACGTCGCCCTCCAGGTAGTCGGCGAAGCCGTACGTCCCGTCCGGGATGGTGCGGAACACCTGCCGGGCCTGCAGCTCGGCGTAGTCCAGCACGCCGGCCATGCCCGCGCGGACATTGTCCAGCCCCTCCTTGTCGATGAGGTCGAGCACGCGCCGGGCCGCCGTGTCGACCGCGCTCAGCAGGGCGCAGAGGTCGCCGCGGTTCTGGCGGGGGCTGCGGGAGTTGGCGGCCATGAGGGCCAGCAGCGCTTCGTTGAGCTCGCCCTGGGCGACCAGCCGGGTGGGCGGAATGATCAGGCCTTCCTGCAGCTGCTCACCGGCCGAGGGCTGCACGCTGCCCGGGGCCAGCCCGCCCACGTCGGTGAGGTGGACGAAGGCCACCGCATAGCACACCAGCTCGCCGCGATGGAACACGGGCCGCCACACGAAGTGATCGGGCAGATGCGTGACGAGGCCCCGGGTGGCCTCCGGATCGTTGCTGATGTAGACGTCGCCCTCGCGCGGTGGCCCCGAGGCCTGCAACGCCGCGCGCAGGGGCAGGCCCACGGCCAGCCAGATCCCCAGCCGTCGCGACGCCGCGAAGGCCTCACCGTCCGGGGTGGCCAGCGTGACCACGAAGTCCTGCGTCTCCTTGATGAACACCGTGTGGGCCGCGCGCATGATCATCTGGCCGGCTTCATCGACGATCCCCTGGAACAGGTTCTTGTAGACCTCGAGCATGACGGGCTCGAGCGCCGGCGTCATCGCTTCTCCCCCACGATGTTGAGCCAGGAATCGACCGTGATGCGAAAGCCGGGCGGGACGACCACCGTCGTGTCGTACTGGACGATGATCGCGGGGCCGGCCAGCGACGCGCCGGGCGTGAGCTCGCGGCGGCGGTGAACGCTGGCCGTGAGCTCGCGGCCATCGAGCATGATGGCACGCCGACGATCCGGAGGCGTCAGGCGGCCCTCGGCGCCGTCGGCGTGCGGCGCCAGCCGGTCGGGCCGGGCCACCGCCCCCACCGCCTGCACCCTGAGATTGATCACCTCCACCGCGCCGCTGTCATCGGCGAAGCCGTAGACGGCGTGGTGGCGGGCCCGAAGCAGCTCCGGCAGCTCCTGCAGGCCGGCCCGGCCCCCCTGACGGAGCGTCACCGTGAGCTCGAACGATTGGCCCTGGTAGCGCGCGTCGGCCGACCGGACGAGCTGACGATCGCGCGCCGCCACGCCCTCCTCCTCGAGCCAGGCTCCCGCCGCGCGCTCGAGCTCGTCCAGCACCGAGGTCAGGCGCTCGAGGGAGGGCTCGTCCAAATGGGCGTAGACAGTCCTCACGTAATCGGCTCGCAGGTCGGCGACCAGGCACCCCAGAGCGCACAGCGTCCCGGGACTGGGCGGCACGATGACCGTGTCGATCCCGACCTCCCGGGCGAGCAGGAACGCGTGCGTGGGGCCGGCCCCGCCGTACGCGAGCAAAGCGAATTCCCGGTGATCGACGCCGTGCTGGGCCATGAGGGGCAGGAACTCGGCGTACATGTTGGCCGTGGCCACGCGCAGGATGCCGGCCGCGACCTGCGCCGGCCCGAGCCCCAGACGCTGGCCGAGATCGGCGAGGGCGCGCTCGGCGAGCTCGCGCGACAGGGGCAGCCGGCCGCCCAGGAAGCCCTCCGGATCGATGAGTCCGCTGAGGACGTAGGCGTCGGTGACAGTGGCCTCCTTGCCGCCTCGCCCGTAGCAGGCCGGGCCGGGGTCGGCGCCCGCGCTGTGCGGGCCGACCTTCAGTACGCCGGCGCCGTCGGCCCAGGCGATGGAGCCGCCGCCGGCGCCGATGGAGGTCACGTCGACGGCGGGAACGATGAGCGGGAAATCCCCGACATGGCTCTCGGTGGAATAGCCCACGGCACCGTCGACGATCGAGATGTCGGCGCTGGTCCCGCCCATGTCCAGCGCGATCAGCTTGCGCCGCCCGGTGAGCCGGCCGAGGTGGGCGGCCGCGATCACGCCGGCGGCGGGGCCGCTCAGCACGGTCTCGATGGGCGCCCGGGCCGCCTGGCGGGCGGTCGTGACGCCGCCGTTGGACTTCGTGCTCAGCAGGGGGCAGACCAGGCCCAGCGCGGTGAGCTCGCGCTGCAGGCCGGCGAAGTAGTCGCGCAGGCGCGGGCCGATGTGCGCGTTCATCACCGTGACCAGGGCCCGCTCGTACTCGCGCTGCTGGGGCCAGACCTCCGAGGACGTACACACGTAGAGGTCGGAGAAGGCGCGACGGACGGCCGCCGCGGCTTGCTCCTCGTGCGCGGGGTTGCGGTAGGCGTGCAGGAAGCAGATCGCCAGCGCCTCGACGCCTGCTGCCCGCAGCTCGGCGGCGGCCTGCACCGCCTGCTCGACGTCCAGCGGCCGGTAGATCCGTCCGTTGGTGAGGATGCGCTCCCTGACCTCCCGCACGTGGCGACGAGGCACCAGCGGGCGCGGGCGCTCGGCATAGAAGCTGGGCGCGCCGGGCAGGCGCAGCCGGCGGATCTCCAGCACGTCCCGGAAGCCCTCGGTCACCAGCAGCCCCGTCGGCGCGCCGGAGCGCTGGATGAGCGTGTTGAGGCCGAGCGTGCTGCCGTGCACGAACGAGGCGACGTCTCCCGGGGCCACGCCCTCGCGCGCCAGCAACTCACGCAGGCCCTCGAGGATCGCCCGCTCGGGCTCAGCCGGCCGCGACGGTGTCTTGGCGCCGACGAACGCGCCGGTCGTCTCGTCCATCAGGACGAGATCCGTGAAGGTGCCCCCGACGTCAGCCCCGACCCGGTAGCGGCGCGGCGCTGTAGCCTCTCTGGTGGAAGTAGTTGGCGTTGTAGAACTCCAGCACCAGATCCCGGTAGACCGCGGGCGCGTAGCGTGGCGGGTTGTCGGCGCTCACGCAGGTCGGCAGACACGCGATCACCGAGGCCGGGTTGGGGCTATAGAAGAAGGCGACGGAGTAGCGGTCGGTCCCCGAGTCGTTGACCACGCCGTGAGGTGTGGACAGGAACCGGTCATTCGACCACCGCCGGGTGACGTTGCCCAGGTTCACGAGGAACGTCCCCGGGATCACCGGCGGAGCCAGCCACTCGCCGCCGGGTAGCCGCACGGCCAACCCGGGCCCGCCTTCCCGGGCCAGGATGGTGATGAACGAGTTGTCGGTATGGGGGCCCTGGCCGAACCGCTCGTCGTCGTCCGTCTCCTGAGGCGGGTAGTGCAGGAACCGTAGATTGATGTGCGCCTCGTCGGCGAAGAACGGAGCGAAGTAATCGGCCGGCATGTCGAGCGACCGGGCGAGCGCCGGCAGCATCCGCTCCCCCAGCGCCTCCAGCGCCTTGAAGTACCGGACCATCGCCGCCCGCATCCCCTCGTGACCCCGCGGCCACTGGTTGCGGCCTCGCAGCGGGGTGCCGGCCCGGACGTCCGGGTGGTCCGGCCCCCGGTCGTGGCTGATGAAGAAGCTCTCGTTGTAGTTCGGCCGCGTGGCCTTGTGCACCGTGGAGTGGCGTTGCATGCTCTGATTCACCGGCAGATAGCCGATGTTGTTCTCGTTGAGCGTGAGCCGCATCTTCTCGTCCAGAGGCAGGGCGTGGAACTCGCGGCTGGCACGGAAGGCGGCCTCGACGACCGTGGCGGGCACGCCATGGCCGGCCACGTAGAAGAAGCCGATTCGTTCGCAGGCCTGCCGCAGCTGCGTTGCGGCCGCCTCCAGTCCACCGGAGTGGCCCGAGAACGCGGGCTCGAAGTCGATGACCGGGATCGCCTTCGTCACCTCGTCGAGGTTCCGGGCCGCCTGGGCCTTGAAGATGTTCATGCCCGGAGCATCGGCGGTTCGCCATGCCCTGTCAAGCGCGGCACCCCCCCGCCCGGCCGTCGCACCAGTCCTCGATCGCCCGCCGCATCTCGACCGGGCTCTCGGTGGGGATCCAGTGGCGCGCCTGGAGCATCCTCACCTGCCCTCGGGGAAGCTGGGCCAGCAGCCGGGCCGTGAGCGCAGGATCGCCGAACTTTCCACCGGTCGAGAGCAGGGCCAGCCCAGGCGGGCCGATGGCGCGGAGATCGGGCAACGGCGCCGTCACCGCGAGCAAGCCGGCCAGGTACACCGCCGTGGGGGTGTACTTCAGATCCTCGCGCACGGAGCTGAAGCGCGCCTCCGGGAATGCCTCGGGGCCGGCCGCGGCCACGGCCACGCGGGCCTCGCGATCGAGCTGCTCGAGGTCGAGCGCGGGGAGCTGCCGCCGGTACAGCCCCAGCCGGTTGCCGGCACGCACCAGCGCCGCCAGCGCCCCCGCGGCCGGCCGCAGTCGCGCCGCGACACGCAACAGGCCCGTCAGCGCCTGGCGGAACATCGGCTCGATGAGCACGAGGCCCCGAGTGGCCGCCGGTGAGCGGGCCGCGAAGTGCAGGGCGACGTTGGCGCCCAGACAGTGCCCGATGACCACGGCGGGCGGCGCCTGCTCCGCGGTGAGGATCTCTTCGAGATCCCGGCACCACACGGTCAGTCCGACCGGGCCCCGGTACAACGAGGCCCCGAAGCCGCGCAGGTCGAGGCGCAGGAGGTCCCAGGTCTCGCGGAGCCGGGTGGTCCTCACGAACTCGGACCAGCGGGTGAGGTTGCTGGCCAGGCCGTGGACCAGCACGACGATCCGGCGCGGCGGTCCGGGCCGCCAGAGGCGGTAGGCCAGCCTCGCGCCGTCGGAGGTGACGAAGGTGCGCAAGTGGCCCTCCGGCCGGAGCTGCTCCGTCAGCGGACTACGACCGTGTCGGGGAGTCCCGTGAAATCGGTGTCGCCGGTGACGAGGGTCGCGCCGAAACGGCGGGCGGTCGCGTACACCAGCGAGTCGGCCATGGCCAGACCGTGGGCGAGCGACAGGTCGGCGGCCTCCAGCGCGAGGGGCTCGTCCACCGGCGCGATGGTCGCCCGTCTGAGCACCGAGACGGCTTCCACCGCCCGCTCTTCGCTCAGGTCACGACGGATCACCTTGTACACCTCGTAGACCGCGATCACGGAGACCAGCAGCGAGTCGCGCCCCTCGATGTACCTGGCGAAGCGGTCCGCCCGGGGCCGGCCGGCCAGATACTCGATCCAGCCGCTCGAGTCGACCAGGATCAGAGCCGGTCCTTCTTCTCGCGCAGGCCCTTGACGCTCACTCCCCGGGCGATGCCGCGGTACGCCCGCAGTGGGCGCTCCGGCACCAGGAAAATGACTCCCCCCTTGTCGAGGACCGTGATCCGCATCCCGGGCCGGAGGCGAAGACGCTCCCGCGCCCCCCGCGGCAAGACGAGCTGAAACTTGGTCGACAGGGTGACGGACTCCATTGGCTTACGGTGATCCTATCGATCGCAGTTTTGTAAGTCAAGGCACCGTCTCGCACGACGATCGCAGCGTCCTGTATACTCGCAGCGGCAGCGACGCCGGACCGACCAATCATTGCTACAGGAGGATCCGATGGCGATCAAAGTGGGCGACCGACTCCCCGATGGAACCCTGACGGAGCTGATCGACACGGAGCGGCCAGGCTGCACCATCGGCCCCAACAACTTCTCGGTGAGCGAGCAGGCCAAGGGCAAGCGCATCGCTATCCTGGCCGTGCCCGGGGCCTTCACGCCGACGTGCTCGGCCAAGCACCTGCCCAGCTACGTGCAGAACGCCGACACGCTCAAGACCAAGGGCGTGGACGAGATCTGGTGCATCGCCGTGAACGATGCCTTCGTGATGGGGGCCTGGGGCAAGGACCAGAAGGCCGGCGGCAAGGTGCGGATGATGGCCGACGGCAGCGCCACCTACACCAGGGCCCTCGGCCTGGACATGGATCTGACCCCCCGCGGCCTGGGCGTGCGCTCGCAGCGCTACTCCATGCTCGTGGAGGACGGCGTCGTCAAAGCGCTCAACGTGGAGCAGCCGGGCAAGTACGAGGTGAGCAGCGCCGAGGCCCTGTTGCAGAAGCTCTGAGCCCAGCCGCGTACATGCCGGCCATCAAGGAAGGCGGCAAGGCGCCGAGCTTCACCCTCGAGGACGGCGCGGGCCAGCGCGTGAGCCTCGGCGACTTCAAGGGCCAGGACGTCGTGGTGTACTTCTATCCTCGAGACGACACGCCCGGCTGCACCAAGGAGGCCTGCGGATTCCGCGACCTCTGGAAGGACTTGCAGCGTGCGGGCGTCGTCGTCCTCGGGGTCTCCGCCGACTCGCCGGCATCGCACGAGAAGTTCGCGAGCAAGTACAAGCTGCCCTTCCGTCTCCTGTCCGATCCCGAGCGCAAGGTGATGCAGGCCTGGGGCGCCTACGGCGACAAAGTGATGTACGGCAAGAAAACCAAGGGGGTGATCCGCTCCACGGTGTGGATCGGCCCGGACGGCGTGGTCCGCAAGCACTGGGCGCGCGTCAGGGACGCGGCCACCCATCCCGCGGAGGTGCTCGAAGCGATCCGCGGACGATCGGGGTGAGTCAGCGTCCCTTGCGTGGATGACGACGACCGCGGGGCTGACCTTGCGGAAGACCTGCCCGACGCTCTGGGCCTCCACGGGCCGGGCCGGTCCCACGAAAACGAGGCCCAGCAAGGGTCGCCAGGCGATCGTCGACCTGCACGGCCGGGTTTCCAGATGCCGGGAAAACCGGTGGATCTGGGAGCTCCTCGCCGACCGCATGGTATTCATCGGCGCGTACGGCGCCGAGCGTGTGGCCACGCCCCGTCCCCCTCGCCAGCGCGGATCGACACCTGAAGAGGCGATGTACGCCGCCGTTACCGACGCCCACCGGCTGAGCGTGCGCATCCGCCCGACGCCGTGTGTCGACACGATGAGCGGCGATCGTTACGCGTCCACCGTCGAGGTGGGTCTGGACGGCGCCGTCTACCGCGGCTGCGGCGACGTTCTGCAGCCCGGCAGGTAGCGGGAGCCCGACGCGGCGAAGATCAGGGTCCCGGCCGGCGGCACGCGGAATCGACGCGCGCCGCGACGTCGCTCGGGCCGAGCCGCTGGAGAGTAGCCGCGACGCTCGCCGACAGGGAGGGGGCGCGGTGATGCCGGGCGGCAGCGTCCAGCGCTCGCAGCAAGGCGAGGCCGGGCGCGTCGTCCTGCATCGCCGTGAGCAGATGGTCGGAGCCGAGGGCGACGAGATTGGCTCCCCCTGGCCAGACGGCGTCCGCCAGCAGCACCACGCCGTCGTTAGGACCGTGACGGCGCATGATGTTGTAGCTGCCCCAGAGCCGGCGACCAACGGTGCCGGACACGGGCACGGCCACGAGGTTGACGACGGCGATGGAGTCAGGGAGCCGGGCGCCGTCCAGGCGTTCGCGGCTGGGTCCCGTCGTGATCGACGTCAGGCCGGCCAGGTTCCAGCCGGTGAACCAGAGAACCGTACGTGTCAGCCAGGACGCCGGCGGTCG is a genomic window containing:
- a CDS encoding type II toxin-antitoxin system VapC family toxin, producing the protein MILVDSSGWIEYLAGRPRADRFARYIEGRDSLLVSVIAVYEVYKVIRRDLSEERAVEAVSVLRRATIAPVDEPLALEAADLSLAHGLAMADSLVYATARRFGATLVTGDTDFTGLPDTVVVR
- a CDS encoding peroxiredoxin — translated: MAIKVGDRLPDGTLTELIDTERPGCTIGPNNFSVSEQAKGKRIAILAVPGAFTPTCSAKHLPSYVQNADTLKTKGVDEIWCIAVNDAFVMGAWGKDQKAGGKVRMMADGSATYTRALGLDMDLTPRGLGVRSQRYSMLVEDGVVKALNVEQPGKYEVSSAEALLQKL
- a CDS encoding alpha/beta hydrolase, giving the protein MRTFVTSDGARLAYRLWRPGPPRRIVVLVHGLASNLTRWSEFVRTTRLRETWDLLRLDLRGFGASLYRGPVGLTVWCRDLEEILTAEQAPPAVVIGHCLGANVALHFAARSPAATRGLVLIEPMFRQALTGLLRVAARLRPAAGALAALVRAGNRLGLYRRQLPALDLEQLDREARVAVAAAGPEAFPEARFSSVREDLKYTPTAVYLAGLLAVTAPLPDLRAIGPPGLALLSTGGKFGDPALTARLLAQLPRGQVRMLQARHWIPTESPVEMRRAIEDWCDGRAGGCRA
- a CDS encoding AbrB/MazE/SpoVT family DNA-binding domain-containing protein codes for the protein MESVTLSTKFQLVLPRGARERLRLRPGMRITVLDKGGVIFLVPERPLRAYRGIARGVSVKGLREKKDRL
- a CDS encoding peroxiredoxin, giving the protein MPAIKEGGKAPSFTLEDGAGQRVSLGDFKGQDVVVYFYPRDDTPGCTKEACGFRDLWKDLQRAGVVVLGVSADSPASHEKFASKYKLPFRLLSDPERKVMQAWGAYGDKVMYGKKTKGVIRSTVWIGPDGVVRKHWARVRDAATHPAEVLEAIRGRSG